From a single Salvelinus sp. IW2-2015 linkage group LG22, ASM291031v2, whole genome shotgun sequence genomic region:
- the LOC111949447 gene encoding protein c-ets-1-B isoform X2: MGPLTQLPGMVVHPQQQQHYPPSRPLYPQDVTLQEVPNGHDLAPTDLECGDVPLLTPGSKEMMSQALKDTFSGFTKEQQRLAIPKDPRQWTESHVGEWLTWTVNEFSLKSVDFHKFCMNGASMCALGKERFLDLAPDYVGDILWEHLEMLQKEDTKHFPVNGLTSTFQESHYTSDYFVSYGIEHAQCVPPSEYSEPGFITESYQTLHPISSEDLLSLKYESEYPNVILRDMPLNTLQGDYFSVKQEVVSPDNMCVGRISRGKLGGQDSFESNESFESCDRLTQSWSSQSSFSSLQRVPSYDSFDSEDYPSTLHGHKPKGTFKDYVRERSDLSKDKPVIPAAALAGYTGSGPIQLWQFLLELLTDKSCQSFISWTGDGWEFKLSDPDEVARRWGKRKNKPKMNYEKLSRGLRYYYDKNIIHKTSGKRYVYRFVCDLKSLLGYTPEELHAMLDVKPDVDE, encoded by the exons ATCTGGAGTGTGGAGACGTGCCCCTGCTCACTCCAGGGAGTAAAGAGATGATGTCGCAGGCTCTGAAGGACACGTTCAGCGGCTTTACAAAGGAACAGCAACGACTGGCCATTCCCAAAG ACCCCAGGCAGTGGACAGAGAGCCACGTGGGAGAGTGGCTGACGTGGACGGTGAATGAGTTCAGCCTGAAGAGCGTGGACTTCCACAAGTTCTGTATGAACGGGGCCAGTATGTGTGCTCTGGGGAAGGAACGCTTCCTGGATCTAGCACCTGACTATGTGGGCGACATCCTCTGGGAACATCTAGAGATGCTTCAGAAAG AAGACACAAAACATTTCCCTGTCAACGGCCTGACCTCCACCTTCCAGGAATCCCACTATACCTCAGACTACTTTGTCA GCTATGGCATTGAGCATGCCCAGTGCGTTCCTCCCTCTGAATACTCAGAGCCGGGCTTCATCACAGAGTCCTACCAGACCCTTCACCCAATCAGCTCAGAGGACCTGCTGTCACTCAAGTACGAGAGCGAATACCCGAACGTCATCCTCAGGGACATGCCCCTCAACACACTGCAGGGGGACTACTTCTCAGTCAAGCAGGAGGTGGTCTCCCCCGACAACATGTGTGTGGGCCGCATCAGCAGAG gtaaGCTGGGAGGCCAGGACTCGTTTGAGAGCAACGAGAGCTTTGAAAGCTGTGACCGTCTGACCCAGTCCTGGAGCAGCCAGTCCTCCTTCAGCAGTCTGCAGCGCGTCCCATCGTATGACAGCTTCGACTCCGAGGACTACCCCAGCACCCTGCATGGACACAAGCCCAAGGGAACCTTCAAGGACTACGTCAGGGAGCGCTCAGACCTCAGCAAGGACAAACCTGTCATCCCCGCCGCAGCACTGGCAGGATACACAG GCAGCGGCCCCATCCAGCTGTGGCAGTTTCTGCTGGAGCTTCTGACGGACAAGTCCTGTCAGTCCTTCATCAGCTGGACGGGAGACGGCTGGGAGTTCAAGCTGTCCGACCCTGACGAG GTGGCTCGGAGGTGGGGGAAGAGGAAAAACAAGCCCAAGATGAACTACGAAAAGCTGAGCCGAGGCCTGCGCTACTACTACGACAAGAACATCATCCACAAGACATCAGGGAAGCGCTACGTCTACCGCTTTGTCTGTGACTTAAAAAGCCTGCTGGGATACACCCCCGAGGAGCTCCACGCCATGCTGGACGTCAAGCCTGATGTGGACGAGTGA
- the LOC111949447 gene encoding protein C-ets-1 isoform X3, with protein MIMTAAVDMKPTLTIIKSERMDDLECGDVPLLTPGSKEMMSQALKDTFSGFTKEQQRLAIPKDPRQWTESHVGEWLTWTVNEFSLKSVDFHKFCMNGASMCALGKERFLDLAPDYVGDILWEHLEMLQKEDTKHFPVNGLTSTFQESHYTSDYFVSYGIEHAQCVPPSEYSEPGFITESYQTLHPISSEDLLSLKYESEYPNVILRDMPLNTLQGDYFSVKQEVVSPDNMCVGRISRGKLGGQDSFESNESFESCDRLTQSWSSQSSFSSLQRVPSYDSFDSEDYPSTLHGHKPKGTFKDYVRERSDLSKDKPVIPAAALAGYTGSGPIQLWQFLLELLTDKSCQSFISWTGDGWEFKLSDPDEVARRWGKRKNKPKMNYEKLSRGLRYYYDKNIIHKTSGKRYVYRFVCDLKSLLGYTPEELHAMLDVKPDVDE; from the exons ATCTGGAGTGTGGAGACGTGCCCCTGCTCACTCCAGGGAGTAAAGAGATGATGTCGCAGGCTCTGAAGGACACGTTCAGCGGCTTTACAAAGGAACAGCAACGACTGGCCATTCCCAAAG ACCCCAGGCAGTGGACAGAGAGCCACGTGGGAGAGTGGCTGACGTGGACGGTGAATGAGTTCAGCCTGAAGAGCGTGGACTTCCACAAGTTCTGTATGAACGGGGCCAGTATGTGTGCTCTGGGGAAGGAACGCTTCCTGGATCTAGCACCTGACTATGTGGGCGACATCCTCTGGGAACATCTAGAGATGCTTCAGAAAG AAGACACAAAACATTTCCCTGTCAACGGCCTGACCTCCACCTTCCAGGAATCCCACTATACCTCAGACTACTTTGTCA GCTATGGCATTGAGCATGCCCAGTGCGTTCCTCCCTCTGAATACTCAGAGCCGGGCTTCATCACAGAGTCCTACCAGACCCTTCACCCAATCAGCTCAGAGGACCTGCTGTCACTCAAGTACGAGAGCGAATACCCGAACGTCATCCTCAGGGACATGCCCCTCAACACACTGCAGGGGGACTACTTCTCAGTCAAGCAGGAGGTGGTCTCCCCCGACAACATGTGTGTGGGCCGCATCAGCAGAG gtaaGCTGGGAGGCCAGGACTCGTTTGAGAGCAACGAGAGCTTTGAAAGCTGTGACCGTCTGACCCAGTCCTGGAGCAGCCAGTCCTCCTTCAGCAGTCTGCAGCGCGTCCCATCGTATGACAGCTTCGACTCCGAGGACTACCCCAGCACCCTGCATGGACACAAGCCCAAGGGAACCTTCAAGGACTACGTCAGGGAGCGCTCAGACCTCAGCAAGGACAAACCTGTCATCCCCGCCGCAGCACTGGCAGGATACACAG GCAGCGGCCCCATCCAGCTGTGGCAGTTTCTGCTGGAGCTTCTGACGGACAAGTCCTGTCAGTCCTTCATCAGCTGGACGGGAGACGGCTGGGAGTTCAAGCTGTCCGACCCTGACGAG GTGGCTCGGAGGTGGGGGAAGAGGAAAAACAAGCCCAAGATGAACTACGAAAAGCTGAGCCGAGGCCTGCGCTACTACTACGACAAGAACATCATCCACAAGACATCAGGGAAGCGCTACGTCTACCGCTTTGTCTGTGACTTAAAAAGCCTGCTGGGATACACCCCCGAGGAGCTCCACGCCATGCTGGACGTCAAGCCTGATGTGGACGAGTGA